The following coding sequences are from one Betaproteobacteria bacterium window:
- a CDS encoding rubredoxin, with product MTIDSELKTWMCLTCGFVYDEAAGMPQEGIPPGTRWDDIPMNWVCPECGARKSDFEMVAL from the coding sequence ATGACCATCGACAGCGAACTCAAGACCTGGATGTGCCTGACCTGCGGCTTCGTCTACGACGAGGCGGCAGGAATGCCCCAGGAAGGCATTCCCCCCGGAACCCGCTGGGACGACATCCCCATGAACTGGGTGTGCCCGGAGTGCGGCGCACGGAAGAGCGATTTCGAGATGGTCGCCTTGTAG
- a CDS encoding thiamine phosphate synthase — MRHERVRAPSLGEDVRQGQEGGPQRACSAARRACAPSLGEDVPQGQEGRPVSASSPLPGSRVLPLRGLYAITPESADAGSLFVAVEAALLGGCRWLQYRDKRSAPPERRRRAEALLSLCRAYGAALIVNDDLELAAAVGAAGVHLGQGDGDAAFARRRLGSTAIVGVTCHGRYDLALAARARGADYVAFGAVFPSSTKPAAEAAPLELFTRARQELGTPACAIGGITLDNAPAVIAAGADLLAVITDLFAAQDIAARAAAYQHLFEETAHELPQPATL, encoded by the coding sequence ATGCGCCATGAGCGCGTGCGCGCACCCTCCCTCGGGGAGGATGTCCGGCAGGGGCAGGAGGGCGGTCCGCAGCGCGCCTGCTCGGCCGCCCGAAGGGCGTGCGCACCCTCCCTCGGGGAGGATGTCCCGCAGGGACAGGAGGGGCGTCCAGTGAGCGCCTCGTCACCGTTGCCGGGGAGCCGTGTCCTTCCCCTGCGCGGCCTCTACGCCATCACGCCGGAGTCGGCCGACGCCGGGAGCCTTTTCGTCGCAGTGGAAGCGGCGCTCCTGGGGGGCTGTCGCTGGCTGCAGTACCGCGACAAGCGGTCTGCGCCGCCGGAGCGCCGGCGGCGGGCCGAGGCGCTTCTTTCCCTGTGCCGCGCGTACGGCGCCGCCCTGATCGTCAATGACGACCTCGAACTCGCCGCAGCCGTGGGCGCGGCGGGCGTCCATCTGGGCCAGGGGGACGGCGACGCCGCCTTCGCCCGCCGTCGCCTGGGTTCCACCGCCATCGTCGGCGTCACCTGCCATGGGCGCTACGACCTCGCGCTGGCAGCCCGGGCCCGGGGGGCCGACTACGTCGCCTTCGGCGCCGTCTTTCCCTCGTCGACCAAACCCGCCGCGGAGGCTGCCCCCCTGGAACTTTTCACCCGCGCCCGGCAGGAACTGGGGACGCCCGCCTGTGCCATCGGCGGCATCACCCTGGACAACGCCCCGGCCGTCATCGCCGCCGGCGCCGACCTGCTGGCCGTCATCACCGATCTTTTCGCCGCCCAGGACATTGCTGCCCGGGCAGCCGCCTATCAACACCTGTTCGAGGAAACCGCCCATGAGCTCCCGCAACCAGCAACTCTTTGA
- the sugE gene encoding quaternary ammonium compound efflux SMR transporter SugE, which translates to MSSGTAWAVLFLAGLCEVGWAVGLKYSEGFSRLGPSVATLAAMVASVVLLGWSLKVLPLGTAYAVWTGIGAVGTALLGMALFGESREVARLVCIGLIVAGIVGLKWVTPASH; encoded by the coding sequence GTGAGCAGCGGCACCGCCTGGGCCGTTCTGTTCCTGGCCGGCCTTTGCGAAGTCGGCTGGGCGGTGGGCCTGAAATACAGCGAGGGGTTCAGCCGCCTCGGCCCCAGCGTGGCCACCCTGGCCGCCATGGTGGCCAGCGTCGTGCTGCTGGGCTGGTCCTTGAAGGTGCTGCCCCTGGGCACCGCCTACGCCGTATGGACCGGCATCGGCGCTGTGGGCACGGCCCTGTTGGGCATGGCCCTGTTCGGCGAATCCCGGGAAGTGGCCCGGCTGGTGTGCATCGGCCTCATCGTGGCCGGCATCGTCGGGCTCAAATGGGTGACCCCCGCCTCACATTAG
- a CDS encoding hydroxymethylpyrimidine/phosphomethylpyrimidine kinase gives MNPTPPLVLVFAASDPSSGAGLQADILTLASLGCHPLTAVTAVTVQDTAGVESVHPVDADILERQARRVLEDVPVAAFKIGVLGSLANVVAVAEIVSDYPDVPLIFDPVLASGRGDELAGEDMIAALRELLLPQTTLLTPNAPEARRLAEGDDESEPDAAECARRLIAYGAQHVLITGTHENTLQVVNRLYGEGGLLRRDVWERLPGSYHGSGCTLASAIAACIASGASLEDAVRDAQDYTWRTLANAFRPGMGQFVPDRLFWARDDGSSATEADAP, from the coding sequence ATGAATCCCACGCCTCCCCTCGTTCTCGTTTTCGCCGCCAGCGATCCCAGCTCCGGCGCCGGCTTGCAGGCCGACATCCTGACCCTGGCCAGTCTTGGCTGCCACCCCCTCACCGCCGTGACGGCCGTCACGGTGCAGGACACCGCCGGGGTCGAGAGCGTCCATCCCGTCGATGCCGACATTCTGGAGCGGCAGGCGCGCCGCGTGCTGGAGGATGTCCCGGTGGCCGCTTTCAAGATCGGTGTCCTGGGCAGTCTGGCCAACGTGGTGGCGGTGGCCGAGATCGTCTCCGATTACCCGGATGTGCCCCTGATTTTCGATCCCGTGCTGGCTTCGGGGCGGGGTGACGAACTGGCCGGGGAGGACATGATCGCCGCGCTGCGGGAACTGCTGCTGCCCCAGACCACGCTGCTGACGCCCAACGCGCCCGAAGCCCGCCGCCTGGCGGAGGGGGACGATGAAAGCGAACCCGACGCCGCGGAATGTGCACGCCGCCTCATCGCCTACGGCGCCCAGCATGTGCTGATTACCGGAACGCACGAAAACACCCTGCAGGTCGTCAATCGCCTCTACGGCGAGGGCGGTTTGCTGCGGCGCGACGTCTGGGAGCGCCTGCCGGGCAGCTACCACGGTTCGGGGTGCACCCTGGCCTCGGCCATCGCCGCCTGCATCGCCTCAGGTGCCAGCCTGGAGGACGCCGTGCGCGACGCCCAGGACTACACCTGGCGCACATTGGCCAACGCCTTCCGGCCGGGGATGGGCCAGTTCGTCCCGGACCGCCTGTTCTGGGCCCGGGACGACGGATCGTCCGCCACCGAGGCCGATGCGCCATGA
- a CDS encoding chemotaxis protein CheW has translation MARKTSLREFQEYLAGRLTSAAKGKGGASLLGIRAGAEDWLLDLADSGEVVQMPKLTPVPLTCRSFAGLANIRGSLYSVTDFSLFRGGDPTPQNANSRLVLVGVKHGSNAAILVGRMLGLKNLDDFTPAEAEPGAPSWAAQRFHDGNGKLWRKLSVRDLLGDENFMNVGV, from the coding sequence ATGGCCCGTAAAACCAGCCTTCGGGAATTTCAGGAGTACCTGGCCGGGCGCCTGACCAGCGCCGCCAAGGGCAAGGGTGGGGCGTCGCTGCTCGGGATTCGGGCCGGTGCCGAGGACTGGCTGCTCGACCTCGCCGACTCCGGCGAGGTCGTCCAGATGCCGAAGCTCACCCCGGTCCCGCTCACCTGCCGCTCCTTCGCCGGACTAGCCAATATCCGGGGCAGTCTCTATTCGGTGACGGATTTTTCCCTGTTCCGCGGCGGCGATCCCACACCGCAGAATGCCAACAGCCGACTGGTCCTGGTCGGCGTCAAGCACGGCTCCAACGCGGCGATTCTGGTCGGGCGCATGCTGGGCCTCAAGAATTTGGACGATTTCACGCCCGCCGAGGCGGAGCCTGGAGCGCCCTCCTGGGCGGCCCAGCGCTTCCATGACGGCAACGGCAAGCTCTGGCGCAAGCTCTCCGTCCGCGACCTGCTGGGCGACGAGAATTTCATGAACGTAGGCGTCTGA
- a CDS encoding response regulator, translated as MVIDDSNTIRRSAEIFLVQAGCQVVLAEDGFDALAKIADHQPNVIFCDIMMPRLDGYQTCALIKKNARFKATPVIMLSSKDGLFDRARGRMVGSDQYLTKPFTKDSLLQTVAGFATAAG; from the coding sequence ATGGTGATTGACGACAGCAACACCATTCGCCGCAGCGCCGAAATCTTTCTGGTGCAGGCCGGCTGCCAGGTGGTGCTGGCAGAGGACGGGTTCGACGCCCTGGCCAAGATCGCCGACCACCAACCCAATGTCATTTTCTGCGACATCATGATGCCCCGTCTGGACGGCTACCAGACCTGCGCCCTCATCAAGAAGAACGCCCGCTTCAAAGCCACCCCGGTCATCATGTTGTCGTCCAAGGACGGCCTTTTCGACCGCGCCCGGGGCCGCATGGTCGGGTCGGACCAGTACCTCACCAAGCCCTTCACCAAGGACAGCCTGTTGCAGACCGTCGCCGGATTCGCGACGGCGGCAGGCTGA
- a CDS encoding type IV pili methyl-accepting chemotaxis transducer N-terminal domain-containing protein — MAFSFKLPTLGRGNTNPPTEQMTVSEVMGAGAGRRGAARGIPLPGFLADRPVAQQIKILGGVFVATLLAIIVLVLLDNNRAANGTAYVTAAGEMRMLSQRLAKASSLALQGNPAAFAQLKDSKDTFATLLDRLSNGGTIGETSVPASPGSVQTEIQALAALWGETEKNATAVIAQEKNLINLGKDVATIDAKNPQLLDISEQVAALKLQNATGAREIAAANQLVMLTQRIAKNASAMLVGDVINPEVAFLLGKDTNAFRDLLAGLQKGSESLRLSAANDADTKEKLAALEAAFKDYQGAVGNILGNMQPLVLSKQAGSRIFRESDDLLKATDALAEGYQRDLSSRGMYLSFLVVLVVLALASLYFLARAYLADTEHRADQAERQRQSSEQMNHDNQEAILRLMNELGDLADGDLTVTATVSENITGAIADSINYTIEELRVLVGRINDAATRVTAATEIARRTSNELLSAAEQQSKEIQEAGDSALSMARSMNEVSGNAGQSAQVARQSLSAAEKGAVAVQDSIKGMNEIREQIQETSKRIKRLGESSQEIGEIVELISDITEQTNVLALNAAIQAASAGEAGRGFTVVAEEVQRLAERSAEATKQIAAIVKTIQTDTQDAVSAMEQSTQGVVEGAKLSDAAGQALAEIGEVSRNLAGLIESISSSTQQQADSATSVARRMQDILRVTEQTTAGTQKTAEAVDELTSLAHELKGSVAGFKVD, encoded by the coding sequence ATGGCTTTCAGCTTCAAATTGCCGACCCTGGGCCGGGGCAACACCAACCCCCCTACCGAGCAGATGACCGTCTCGGAGGTGATGGGCGCCGGTGCAGGCCGCCGTGGCGCAGCCAGGGGGATTCCCCTGCCCGGCTTCCTCGCCGACAGACCGGTGGCCCAGCAGATCAAGATACTCGGCGGCGTCTTCGTCGCCACGCTGCTGGCCATCATCGTTCTGGTTCTTCTGGACAACAACCGCGCGGCCAACGGCACAGCCTACGTGACCGCCGCCGGCGAAATGCGCATGCTGTCCCAGCGGCTGGCCAAGGCCTCGTCCCTGGCCCTGCAGGGCAACCCCGCGGCCTTTGCCCAGTTGAAGGACTCCAAGGACACTTTCGCCACCCTGCTGGATCGCCTGAGCAACGGGGGCACCATCGGCGAAACCAGCGTTCCGGCGTCGCCGGGTTCCGTCCAGACCGAAATCCAGGCCCTGGCAGCCCTTTGGGGCGAGACCGAGAAAAACGCCACCGCGGTGATCGCCCAGGAAAAGAACCTGATCAATCTGGGCAAGGACGTGGCGACCATCGACGCCAAGAATCCGCAACTGCTGGACATTTCCGAACAGGTCGCCGCCCTCAAGCTGCAGAACGCCACGGGCGCCCGGGAAATCGCCGCGGCGAACCAGCTCGTGATGCTCACGCAACGCATCGCCAAGAACGCCTCCGCCATGTTGGTGGGCGACGTGATCAACCCGGAAGTGGCCTTCCTTCTCGGCAAGGACACCAACGCCTTCCGCGACCTGCTGGCCGGGCTCCAGAAGGGCAGCGAGTCCCTGCGCCTTTCCGCGGCCAACGACGCCGACACCAAGGAAAAGCTTGCCGCCCTGGAAGCCGCCTTCAAGGATTACCAGGGTGCGGTCGGCAACATCCTGGGCAATATGCAGCCCCTGGTCCTCTCCAAGCAGGCCGGCTCGCGCATCTTCCGCGAGAGCGACGACCTCCTCAAGGCGACCGACGCCCTGGCCGAGGGCTATCAGCGCGACCTGTCGTCCCGTGGGATGTACCTTTCCTTCCTCGTCGTCCTTGTGGTGCTCGCCCTGGCCAGCCTTTATTTCCTCGCCCGGGCCTACCTCGCCGATACCGAGCACCGGGCCGACCAAGCCGAGCGCCAGCGTCAGTCGTCGGAACAGATGAACCACGACAACCAGGAAGCCATCCTGCGCCTCATGAACGAACTGGGCGACCTGGCGGACGGCGACCTCACCGTCACCGCCACCGTGAGCGAGAACATCACCGGCGCCATCGCCGACTCGATCAACTACACCATCGAGGAACTGCGCGTCCTGGTCGGCCGGATCAACGACGCCGCCACCCGGGTGACGGCCGCCACCGAAATCGCCCGCCGCACCTCGAACGAACTGCTCTCCGCCGCCGAACAGCAATCCAAGGAAATTCAGGAAGCCGGCGACTCGGCGCTGTCCATGGCGCGCTCCATGAACGAAGTGTCCGGCAACGCCGGGCAGTCGGCCCAGGTGGCCCGGCAATCGCTCTCCGCTGCGGAAAAGGGTGCCGTTGCCGTGCAGGACTCCATCAAGGGCATGAACGAAATCCGCGAGCAAATCCAGGAAACCTCGAAGCGCATCAAGCGCCTGGGTGAATCGTCGCAGGAGATCGGTGAAATCGTGGAACTGATTTCCGACATTACCGAACAGACCAACGTGCTGGCCTTGAACGCCGCCATCCAGGCCGCCTCCGCCGGTGAGGCGGGACGGGGCTTCACGGTGGTGGCTGAAGAAGTGCAGCGCCTGGCCGAACGCTCGGCCGAGGCGACGAAGCAGATCGCAGCCATCGTCAAGACCATTCAGACCGACACCCAGGACGCCGTTTCCGCCATGGAGCAATCGACCCAGGGCGTGGTCGAAGGAGCCAAACTTTCCGACGCTGCCGGTCAGGCCCTGGCGGAAATTGGCGAGGTTTCGCGCAACCTTGCCGGCCTGATCGAAAGCATTTCGTCCTCGACCCAACAACAGGCCGATTCCGCCACCAGCGTTGCACGCCGCATGCAGGACATCCTGCGCGTCACCGAGCAGACCACCGCCGGTACGCAGAAAACCGCCGAAGCGGTAGACGAACTCACCAGCCTGGCCCACGAACTCAAGGGCTCCGTCGCCGGCTTCAAGGTGGACTGA
- the aroE gene encoding shikimate dehydrogenase, which produces MTDRYAVFGNPIGHSKSPAIHAAFAAQTHQAIRYEAILAPLDGFARAVGEFAATGGRGANVTVPFKEEAHRLATRLSPRAVRAGAVNTLSFDAEGIAGDNTDGAGLVADLQGNLGFALAGRRVLLLGAGGAARGVAGPLLDAGVAQLFIANRNPVRAHELARLFSPHGEVSGHGLGEIRGSFDLVINATAASLAGESLALPPGSYAPGALAYDMMYGRDETPFLLAARALGAARGADGLGMLVEQAAEAFLHWRGLRPDTAPVLADLRARLAAA; this is translated from the coding sequence ATGACCGACCGTTACGCCGTTTTTGGCAATCCCATCGGCCACTCCAAGTCGCCGGCCATCCACGCGGCTTTCGCCGCGCAGACGCACCAAGCCATCCGCTACGAGGCCATTCTTGCCCCCCTGGACGGCTTTGCCCGTGCCGTGGGCGAATTTGCGGCCACCGGCGGCCGCGGGGCCAATGTCACGGTGCCTTTCAAGGAGGAGGCGCACCGCCTTGCCACCCGCCTTTCGCCCCGTGCCGTCCGGGCGGGGGCGGTCAATACGTTGAGCTTCGACGCCGAAGGCATCGCCGGGGACAACACCGACGGGGCCGGTCTGGTGGCCGACCTGCAGGGCAACCTGGGCTTTGCCCTGGCCGGCCGCCGCGTGCTCCTCCTGGGGGCGGGGGGCGCCGCCCGGGGCGTGGCCGGCCCCCTTCTCGACGCGGGCGTCGCGCAACTCTTCATCGCCAATCGCAACCCCGTCCGGGCCCATGAACTGGCGCGGCTCTTCTCCCCCCACGGCGAGGTTTCCGGCCACGGGCTGGGCGAAATCCGGGGCAGTTTCGACCTGGTCATCAACGCCACGGCGGCGAGCCTGGCCGGAGAATCCCTCGCCCTTCCCCCCGGCAGCTATGCCCCCGGCGCCCTGGCCTACGACATGATGTACGGCCGCGACGAGACGCCCTTCCTCCTTGCCGCCCGCGCCCTGGGCGCCGCCCGGGGGGCCGACGGCCTGGGCATGCTGGTCGAACAGGCGGCGGAGGCCTTCCTGCACTGGCGGGGCCTGCGTCCCGACACGGCTCCGGTCCTGGCCGACCTGCGCGCCCGGCTCGCCGCTGCATGA
- the mtgA gene encoding monofunctional biosynthetic peptidoglycan transglycosylase has translation MRRLGHGLKLGVLGVLGVVLIYQLWLLGWVLFWSQFNPGSTRFMEIRLAELGQKRPEAQLQKAWVPYERISPHLKRAIIAAEDAKFVDHEGFDWEGIQKALEKNQKRGRIVAGGSTITQQLAKNLFLSPQKSMLRKAEEAVVTLMIESCWSKRRIFEVYLNVIEWGNGVFGAEAAARHYFGIPAAQLAPEQAARLAGMVPNPRFYDHNRNAPGLGRKAAIILARMPAAELP, from the coding sequence ATGAGGCGCCTGGGCCATGGGCTCAAGCTCGGCGTCCTGGGTGTCCTGGGCGTCGTCCTGATCTATCAGCTCTGGCTCCTGGGCTGGGTGCTCTTCTGGAGCCAGTTCAACCCGGGCAGCACGCGATTCATGGAAATCCGGCTGGCCGAACTGGGCCAGAAGCGCCCGGAAGCCCAGTTGCAGAAGGCCTGGGTGCCCTACGAGCGCATTTCGCCCCATCTCAAACGGGCCATCATCGCGGCCGAGGACGCCAAGTTCGTCGATCACGAAGGCTTCGACTGGGAAGGCATCCAGAAGGCCCTGGAGAAGAACCAGAAAAGGGGCCGTATCGTCGCCGGCGGATCGACCATCACCCAACAACTGGCCAAGAACCTCTTCCTCTCCCCGCAGAAGTCCATGCTGCGCAAGGCCGAGGAAGCCGTGGTGACGCTGATGATCGAATCCTGCTGGAGCAAGCGGCGCATTTTCGAGGTGTACCTCAACGTCATCGAGTGGGGGAACGGCGTTTTCGGCGCCGAGGCCGCCGCCCGCCACTATTTCGGCATTCCCGCCGCCCAGCTTGCGCCGGAACAGGCAGCGCGGCTGGCCGGCATGGTCCCCAACCCCCGCTTCTACGACCACAACCGCAATGCGCCCGGTCTCGGGCGCAAGGCAGCCATCATCCTGGCTCGCATGCCGGCCGCCGAATTGCCCTGA
- a CDS encoding response regulator: protein MPVKRILVVDDSPTERFFIVDLLTKNGYQVSIAENGEEGIAKAKAEKPDLILMDVVMPGLNGYQATRTLTRDDETKGIPVIVCTTKGQETDKIWGLRQGALDYLVKPLNADELLKKIAALP from the coding sequence ATGCCGGTCAAGCGAATTCTGGTGGTCGACGACTCGCCCACGGAACGATTCTTCATCGTCGATCTTCTGACCAAGAACGGCTACCAGGTCAGCATTGCCGAAAATGGCGAGGAAGGGATCGCCAAGGCCAAGGCGGAAAAACCCGACCTCATCCTCATGGACGTGGTCATGCCGGGCCTCAACGGCTACCAGGCCACCCGCACCCTCACCCGCGACGACGAGACCAAGGGCATCCCCGTCATCGTCTGCACCACCAAGGGACAGGAGACCGACAAGATCTGGGGTCTGCGCCAGGGTGCCCTGGATTATCTGGTCAAGCCCCTCAACGCCGACGAACTGCTGAAGAAGATCGCGGCCCTGCCCTGA
- the mgtE gene encoding magnesium transporter, whose translation MSEDSPLTDTEDLQERLAEVQSLLARHKLVEDLVHRQEMPQHDLVEGLVHRQNLVELQKKLEPMHPADVAYVLEALPPDERLIAWDLVKVEREGEILLEVSDAVRESLIDSMERTELVAAAETLDTDELADLAPDLPQEVIADVFKSLSVEEREQLRSAMSYPDDSVGAIMDFDMVTVREDVTLEVVLRYLRLFDELPDHTDQLFVVDREDQLKGVLPLNILLVNDPETEVGTLMQTDFIELEPDDFAEEAAKAFERYDLVSAPVVDPESKLVGRVTVNTVVDVIREEAESEQLAQAGLKEEEDIFASVWDSVKNRWSWLAINLVTAFVASRVIGAFEGSIEKLVALAALMPIVAGIGGNSGNQTITMIVRAIAMGQVQPDAARRLLRKELGVALINGLIWGGLLGIAAWWLYGSLKLGLVMTAAMTLNLLLAASAGVGIPLLRQRLGADPAVGGSVMITALTDSGGFFIFLGLATLFLM comes from the coding sequence ATGAGCGAAGACTCCCCCCTCACCGATACCGAAGACCTGCAGGAGCGCCTCGCCGAGGTGCAGTCCCTGCTTGCCCGGCACAAGCTGGTGGAGGATCTGGTGCATCGCCAGGAAATGCCCCAGCACGACCTGGTCGAAGGGCTGGTGCACCGCCAGAATCTGGTCGAACTGCAGAAGAAGCTGGAGCCCATGCATCCGGCCGACGTGGCCTACGTCCTGGAGGCCCTGCCGCCGGACGAGCGCCTCATCGCCTGGGATCTGGTCAAGGTCGAGCGGGAAGGGGAAATCCTGCTGGAAGTCTCGGACGCGGTCCGGGAAAGCCTCATCGACTCGATGGAGCGCACCGAACTGGTGGCTGCCGCCGAGACCCTGGACACCGATGAACTGGCCGACCTGGCCCCTGACCTGCCCCAGGAAGTCATCGCCGACGTTTTCAAGTCCCTCTCGGTGGAGGAAAGGGAGCAACTGCGCTCGGCCATGTCCTACCCCGACGATTCGGTCGGCGCCATCATGGACTTCGACATGGTCACGGTGCGCGAGGACGTGACCCTGGAAGTGGTCCTGCGCTACCTGCGCCTGTTCGACGAATTGCCCGACCACACCGACCAGCTTTTCGTGGTGGACCGGGAAGATCAGCTCAAGGGCGTGCTGCCCCTCAACATCCTGCTGGTCAATGACCCGGAGACCGAGGTCGGCACCCTGATGCAGACCGACTTCATCGAACTGGAACCCGACGATTTCGCCGAAGAAGCAGCCAAGGCCTTCGAACGCTACGATCTGGTCTCGGCACCCGTCGTCGATCCGGAAAGCAAGCTGGTCGGCCGGGTGACCGTCAATACCGTGGTGGATGTGATCCGCGAAGAGGCCGAAAGCGAACAACTGGCCCAGGCCGGCCTGAAGGAAGAGGAAGACATCTTCGCCTCGGTGTGGGATTCGGTGAAGAACCGCTGGTCCTGGCTGGCCATCAACCTGGTCACCGCCTTCGTCGCCTCCCGCGTCATCGGCGCTTTCGAAGGCTCCATCGAAAAACTGGTGGCCCTGGCCGCCCTCATGCCCATCGTCGCCGGCATCGGCGGCAATTCGGGCAACCAGACCATCACCATGATCGTGCGCGCCATCGCCATGGGCCAGGTGCAGCCCGACGCCGCCCGGCGACTGCTGCGCAAGGAACTGGGCGTCGCCCTCATCAACGGCCTGATCTGGGGCGGCCTTCTGGGCATCGCCGCCTGGTGGCTCTACGGCAGCTTGAAACTTGGCCTGGTCATGACCGCCGCCATGACCCTCAATCTCCTGCTCGCCGCCAGCGCCGGCGTCGGCATTCCCCTCCTGCGCCAACGCCTGGGCGCCGACCCGGCCGTGGGCGGCTCGGTCATGATCACCGCCCTCACCGACTCCGGCGGCTTCTTCATTTTCCTGGGGCTGGCGACACTCTTCCTAATGTGA
- the hemL gene encoding glutamate-1-semialdehyde 2,1-aminomutase — protein MSSRNQQLFERAQRHIPGGVNSPVRAFRSVGGTPCFFQKAQGPRVQDADGKWYTDYVGSWGPMILGHGHPEVLRAVTEAAADGLSFGAPTEREVEMADLLCALVPSMDMVRLVSSGTEATMSAIRLARGYTGRDLLIKFEGCYHGHSDSLLVKAGSGALTFGNPSSGGVPADLAQHTMVLAYNDPQQLADAFAGHGTRIAAVIVEPVVGNMNLIAPAPEFLRAMRELTAQHGAVLIFDEVMTGFRVGLKSAQGHFGITPDLSTFGKVIGGGMPVGAFGGKREIMEKIAPLGPVYQAGTLSGNPVAVAAGLATLKLVQAPGFYEALTARTKALCDGLVAAARKHGVAFAAQNVGGMFGLYFAEACPATYDAVLACDKEAFNRFFHAMLDAGHYFAPSAFEAGFVSAAHSDADIAGTVAAAEAWFATFK, from the coding sequence ATGAGCTCCCGCAACCAGCAACTCTTTGAACGCGCCCAGCGCCACATCCCCGGCGGCGTCAATTCGCCGGTGCGCGCCTTCCGCTCGGTGGGGGGCACCCCCTGCTTCTTCCAGAAGGCCCAGGGGCCGCGGGTGCAGGACGCCGACGGCAAGTGGTACACCGACTACGTGGGCTCCTGGGGGCCCATGATCCTCGGCCACGGCCACCCGGAGGTGTTGCGGGCGGTGACCGAGGCGGCCGCCGACGGCCTGTCCTTCGGCGCCCCCACCGAGCGTGAGGTGGAGATGGCCGACCTGCTCTGCGCGCTGGTGCCGTCCATGGACATGGTGCGCCTGGTCTCCTCCGGCACCGAGGCCACCATGAGCGCCATCCGCCTGGCCCGGGGCTACACCGGCCGCGACCTGCTCATCAAGTTCGAGGGCTGCTACCACGGCCATTCCGACAGCCTTCTGGTGAAGGCCGGCTCGGGGGCGCTCACCTTCGGCAACCCGTCTTCCGGCGGCGTCCCCGCCGACCTCGCCCAGCACACGATGGTGCTGGCGTACAACGACCCGCAGCAACTGGCCGACGCCTTCGCCGGCCACGGCACGCGCATCGCGGCGGTGATCGTCGAGCCGGTGGTGGGCAACATGAACCTCATCGCCCCGGCGCCGGAATTCCTCAGGGCCATGCGTGAGCTGACCGCCCAACACGGCGCCGTGCTCATCTTCGACGAGGTGATGACCGGTTTCCGCGTCGGCCTGAAGAGCGCCCAGGGCCACTTTGGCATCACGCCGGACCTGTCCACCTTCGGCAAGGTCATCGGCGGCGGCATGCCGGTGGGGGCCTTCGGCGGCAAGCGGGAGATCATGGAAAAGATCGCCCCCCTGGGGCCGGTGTATCAGGCGGGTACGCTTTCCGGCAATCCGGTGGCGGTGGCCGCCGGCCTCGCCACACTCAAACTGGTCCAGGCGCCGGGCTTCTACGAGGCCCTCACCGCCAGGACCAAGGCCCTGTGCGACGGTCTGGTCGCAGCCGCCAGGAAGCACGGCGTCGCCTTCGCCGCCCAGAACGTCGGCGGCATGTTCGGGCTCTACTTCGCCGAAGCCTGCCCGGCCACCTACGATGCCGTGCTGGCTTGCGACAAGGAAGCCTTCAACCGCTTCTTCCACGCCATGCTGGACGCCGGGCACTACTTCGCCCCCTCGGCCTTCGAGGCGGGCTTCGTCTCCGCGGCCCACAGCGACGCCGACATTGCCGGCACCGTGGCGGCGGCGGAGGCCTGGTTCGCCACCTTCAAGTGA